The following are encoded in a window of Candidatus Fluviicola riflensis genomic DNA:
- the trpD gene encoding anthranilate phosphoribosyltransferase: MKKILKTLMTGAYLSEEDAYETMLKLNHSETTDEQIVALMTALQYRGLQLNELIGFRKALLELALPVKLEAGQTIDVCGTGGDGKNTFNVSTTSAFVVASLGYKVVKHGNYGVSSLCGSSTVLETLGYQFTADESQLQQQLDKHNICFLHAPLFHPTLKRVAHLRKALGIPTFFNGIGPLVNPANPTHQLTGTYSLELAKHYQHVLHRTKKGYTVIHGMDGFDELTFIGSTRILSGNRDELMHKNPTGKPVSLTSIQGGNSAREAAKMLRAILKGKGTEAQNTVVAGNVALALQTFDPSLSYTEAFFTALEQLKSGVVFNHLQPNN, encoded by the coding sequence ATGAAAAAAATACTAAAAACATTAATGACCGGTGCTTATCTCTCGGAAGAAGATGCTTATGAAACGATGTTGAAACTCAATCACAGTGAAACCACTGATGAGCAAATTGTAGCGCTGATGACCGCACTTCAATACCGTGGTTTGCAATTGAATGAATTGATCGGATTTCGTAAGGCCCTGCTCGAACTGGCACTTCCGGTAAAACTCGAAGCCGGCCAAACCATTGACGTTTGCGGAACAGGCGGCGACGGAAAAAATACGTTTAATGTTTCTACCACAAGCGCGTTTGTGGTCGCCAGTCTTGGTTACAAAGTAGTAAAACATGGCAATTACGGCGTGAGTTCGCTCTGCGGTTCGTCTACTGTGCTGGAAACGTTGGGTTATCAATTCACTGCCGATGAATCACAATTGCAGCAGCAACTTGACAAACACAACATTTGTTTTCTGCATGCGCCATTGTTTCATCCGACGCTGAAACGTGTTGCTCATTTACGGAAAGCGCTGGGAATTCCCACATTTTTTAATGGAATTGGCCCATTGGTGAATCCTGCAAATCCTACTCATCAGCTTACGGGGACGTATTCACTCGAACTGGCGAAGCATTACCAGCACGTTTTGCACAGAACAAAAAAAGGATATACGGTCATTCACGGCATGGACGGTTTCGACGAACTGACGTTCATCGGTTCTACCCGCATTTTGAGTGGTAATCGCGATGAATTGATGCATAAAAATCCGACCGGAAAACCGGTTTCACTCACATCGATTCAGGGAGGAAATTCTGCCCGGGAAGCTGCAAAAATGCTTAGAGCCATTCTCAAAGGAAAAGGTACGGAAGCACAAAACACGGTTGTTGCGGGAAATGTGGCTTTGGCTCTTCAAACATTCGATCCGTCACTTTCTTATACAGAAGCTTTTTTCACTGCTTTGGAACAACTGAAATCCGGAGTGGTATTCAATCATCTTCAACCAAACAACTGA
- a CDS encoding aminodeoxychorismate/anthranilate synthase component II, with amino-acid sequence MKIAVIDNLDSFVYNLVRYVRECEDVEVFVQRNNAIDYDLLDQCDAILLSPGPGIPDEAGELKTIIRRYSGTKGVLGVCLGHQAIAEVFGSKLERCPVPIHGKASVVSIDNDEALFVGLPGMVEVGRYHSWQVSQDGNSALKITARTEDQTIMAFRHVSHPTIGIQFHPESILTPTGRTMITNWINSLR; translated from the coding sequence ATGAAAATAGCAGTGATAGACAATTTAGACTCGTTTGTCTACAACCTGGTTCGCTACGTACGCGAATGCGAAGATGTGGAAGTATTTGTACAACGCAACAATGCCATTGACTATGATTTACTGGATCAATGCGATGCCATTTTATTGTCGCCCGGACCCGGAATTCCCGATGAAGCTGGCGAATTAAAAACCATCATTCGTCGTTATTCGGGAACGAAAGGAGTGCTGGGCGTTTGTTTGGGACATCAGGCCATTGCGGAAGTTTTCGGTTCGAAGCTGGAACGTTGTCCGGTTCCCATTCATGGAAAAGCAAGTGTTGTTTCGATTGATAATGATGAAGCGCTTTTTGTCGGTTTACCAGGAATGGTTGAAGTTGGACGCTATCACAGCTGGCAGGTTAGTCAAGATGGAAATTCTGCGCTAAAAATTACTGCCAGAACCGAGGATCAAACCATTATGGCATTCCGGCATGTTTCACACCCAACGATAGGAATTCAATTTCACCCGGAATCGATCCTCACACCAACAGGAAGAACAATGATTACGAACTGGATTAATTCGTTACGATGA